One region of Miscanthus floridulus cultivar M001 chromosome 19, ASM1932011v1, whole genome shotgun sequence genomic DNA includes:
- the LOC136528138 gene encoding E3 ubiquitin-protein ligase ATL31-like has product MTTPRHHAESRPPLAVLTLLLLLLLLDAPAAAQQSPSRDKDNGDGGGGMPGQSPSFSAPMVVLLVALIAAFFFIGFFSVCMRRCGRGASAGPGIPAAALLVLSRQEQRNQQQRGLDPAVVASFPTMRYADAKALRVGGGKDAPLECAVCLSEFEDDEELRLLPSCSHAFHPDCIGEWLAGHVTCPVCRCNLDPEEPAAAAEAAGSGEATGEAQQEQGQVATIDVSHDGAEEEEEEDRRRRDEAMELERIGSQRRAVRSRSGRPAPPVVPRSHSTGHSLATRLDGDLERFTLRLPEHVRREMVAAASEESLRRTGPRERDARGNGGARSARLGRSDRWPSFITRTFSSRVPFWSASSRRAPDLEEAAVAAGTTGGSTRTRREKTGGASDCSVTPAKGSVRFDCLGVAPAVTGARVGAAAGDSETEEDNDEEKAIAQQRQA; this is encoded by the coding sequence ATGACGACGCCTCGCCACCATGCGGAGTCGCGGCCGCCGCTCGCCGTGCTCACGCTGCttttgctactgctgctgctcgaCGCTCCCGCCGCCGCGCAGCAGAGCCCGTCGCGGGACAAGGATAACGGTGACGGCGGAGGTGGCATGCCGGGCCAGTCGCCCAGCTTCAGCGCTCCCATGGTCGTGTTGCTGGTGGCGCTCATCGCGGCCTTCTTCTTCATCGGCTTCTTCTCCGTGTGCATGCGGCGGTGCGGACGGGGCGCCTCGGCGGGGCCCGGGATCCCGGCAGCCGCGCTGCTCGTTCTGTCGCGGCAAGAGCAGCGGAACCAGCAGCAGCGCGGGCTCGACCCCGCCGTGGTCGCGTCGTTCCCAACGATGAGGTACGCCGACGCGAAAGCGCTCCGGGTCGGCGGCGGCAAGGACGCCCCGCTCGAGTGCGCGGTCTGCCTCAGCGAGttcgaggacgacgaggagctcCGGCTGCTGCCCAGCTGCAGCCACGCCTTCCACCCGGACTGCATCGGCGAGTGGCTCGCCGGCCACGTGACGTGCCCCGTCTGCCGGTGCAACCTCGATCCCGAGGAGCCCGCGGCCGCGGCTGAGGCGGCCGGCTCCGGTGAGGCGACGGGGGAGGCGCAGCAGGAGCAGGGTCAGGTGGCCACCATCGACGTGAGCCACGATggcgccgaggaggaggaggaggaggacaggaggcGCCGGGATGAGGCGATGGAGCTGGAGCGGATCGGGAGCCAGCGCCGCGCGGTGAGGTCCCGGTCGGGGCGGCCGGCGCCGCCCGTCGTCCCGCGGTCGCACTCGACGGGTCACTCCCTCGCCACGCGCCTCGACGGCGACCTGGAGCGGTTCACGCTTCGGCTGCCGGAGCACGTGCGCAGGGAGATGGTCGCCGCGGCCAGCGAGGAGAGCCTGCGCCGCACGGGGCCGCGTGAGCGTGACGCCCGCGGGAACGGCGGCGCCAGGAGCGCGCGGCTCGGGAGGTCGGACCGGTGGCCGTCGTTCATCACCCGGACCTTCTCCTCGCGGGTCCCGTTCTGGTCCGCGTCGTCGAGGAGGGCGCCCGACCTGGAGGAGGCGGCCGTGGCAGCGGGGACGACGGGAGGGTCCACGAGAACCAGGCGTGAAAAGACGGGCGGCGCGTCGGACTGCTCGGTGACCCCAGCTAAAGGCAGCGTGCGCTTCGACTGCCTCGGCGTCGCCCCCGCTGTCACGGGCGCGAGAGTCGGCGCCGCGGCCGGCGACAGCGAGACGGAGGAGGACAACGACGAGGAGAAGGCCATCGCCCAGCAGCGGCAGGCTTGA